tcttcttgattcaAAGAATCATCCTTTTTGGGGAGAGCATCAGACACGTTAGTCTCAGGCGAATTCCCGACAATAGCCTTGTGCAATTTTGCATGCGCAGGCGTGGCCATTGTGGTGGGACCAGAAAAGTTGctcaaagacttgaaggGTAATTGGCTTTTACTGAACGAGCTGGACACACTCCTCACTGATCCAGGGGACGTTGAGCGGTTTCGAAAATTTGTTGATGCTGGATTCATAGCGGATCGGCCTACCAGtaagtcttcttcgtcttcttcgtcttcttcgtcttctgcGTATCCTTCGTTGCTCGATGTGCGGCCTCCTAGCCTTCTTCCGTCATAAAAGCTTTCATTTAAGTTTGAGATGATTGACTTAGGTCTTTCTGTAGAGCCTCTTGCACTTGAAAGCTCACCTAAAATTTCGGGGCGATAAGAATCTGATCGACTCTGGGAAAGCCGCATGGGAATGGAGGAGTACTGGATGGAAGGGGAGAAAGAGGAGTTTGGAGAGTGAGAATTCGATCTGTTTCGTGGTTGACTTACGCTAGGGCGTTCTAGTGACATGCTCATAGAAAGGTCAGTGCTTAGATTATTGTTTGTGGTACGCATGCCTTGGAACTTCAACAGAGAGTTTGAAATATCAACCTTCGTTCctttgttcttcagcttcaatTCCTTCCGATCATCCAGAAGCTTCATGAAATCCAGTAAGTCCCCTGAAGGAGACTCGTTAAGCTTGCTTGGTTTCTGTGATCTTTCAACGCTATCGGACCGCCTAACGCTTGACTGACGCCGAAGACGCCCAAAAGAAGACGAATATTTGGACAAACTTCCACTGCCTATGCTAGAGGGCTCCAAGTGCGATTCATGTAGTTGGGAGGTTGGGGCAGTGATCGACCCATTACTAGGCCTTTGAGCTCGTAATGCAGCAGCTACAGATGTTGCGGAAGGGTTTCGACTGAGCGACCCCTGCTGCACTTGTGGCAGGGATCCACTACCAACGGAGCCCGCTTTAAACGGCTGGAGTTGTCTCGCAAGAACTGTGCCCCTCTTTTGTGGTGAGGGCTCGGCCAAGGGGCTGGGGCTGATTGTGGTGTTGGGTGAAATTGACATTGATCTGTTGCTGTTCATTGATACTCTCCTAAGAGACGGCGTAGCAACAGGTGCTGCACTGCGTGAGCGTGTTTCCTGGTTAAACTGAGTGTTGTATTCCTCGCTGCCGTTTACATGAAAGTCGCAGTCCTTCCTATAAGACACCGAAATCCTTAATGAGCCAAATTTGGTGCGGATAGGTGTTATTTTTCGTTGTTCCAAATGCGCAGGCAAATTTGTTTCGTTGATCACATTCGAATATGTGGCTATCAGACTCTTGCTAAGCCCTATTCTGCCCTTCGATACGATTGGTTTTGATCCATCCAAGATTCTTGTTCCCAGCTTTACCGGAGGGGGCGCCTCGGG
Above is a genomic segment from Lachancea thermotolerans CBS 6340 chromosome A complete sequence containing:
- the ATG13 gene encoding serine/threonine protein kinase regulatory subunit ATG13 (some similarities with uniprot|Q06628 Saccharomyces cerevisiae YPR185W ATG13 Phosphorylated protein that interacts with Vac8p required for the cytoplasm-to-vacuole targeting (Cvt) pathway and autophagy) yields the protein MTTSLDKQLWELIDNFFLKAALLICHSKGWKGAPAADEGPPTTNSWFNIETFGDTKLERELKPWTTFDGSESLPPLVIETYLDLARLSPSQQVTLKDQDGNPWNVCKGTKKSEIMLERWLIQLDNGEDSPSLQSSGSEDTDDNVSELYRQLVLLFRYLETLVGLLPASELQARLIRPGVSPEAPPPVKLGTRILDGSKPIVSKGRIGLSKSLIATYSNVINETNLPAHLEQRKITPIRTKFGSLRISVSYRKDCDFHVNGSEEYNTQFNQETRSRSAAPVATPSLRRVSMNSNRSMSISPNTTISPSPLAEPSPQKRGTVLARQLQPFKAGSVGSGSLPQVQQGSLSRNPSATSVAAALRAQRPSNGSITAPTSQLHESHLEPSSIGSGSLSKYSSSFGRLRRQSSVRRSDSVERSQKPSKLNESPSGDLLDFMKLLDDRKELKLKNKGTKVDISNSLLKFQGMRTTNNNLSTDLSMSMSLERPSVSQPRNRSNSHSPNSSFSPSIQYSSIPMRLSQSRSDSYRPEILGELSSARGSTERPKSIISNLNESFYDGRRLGGRTSSNEGYAEDEEDEEDEEDLLVGRSAMNPASTNFRNRSTSPGSVRSVSSSFSKSQLPFKSLSNFSGPTTMATPAHAKLHKAIVGNSPETNVSDALPKKDDSLNQEEDDDLLFFMSDMNLSK